The genomic region CTGATACTATTAAATAACTACCTACACCTGGCTTAAAGCTTGAACATTCTCCTGAATGAAGTCAGGGTCAAACAGTTTAGGCAGCACACAAGGCTGGTCAGGAATATACATTCTTCCAGCTCCATTGTTATCCAGCTTTCCAATGTCACCCTAAAATTTCCCCTTCTCATAATGcatacaggagaaaaaaaaccactattTAAACTGATGATGTGCTGAAACCATTGCTAATCAGCTAGACAAATATTGACACTCTCATTTTACTTTTCCATTCATGTgcattttttttggtcttttgtcTTATCTTGGATTCTAACCACTCTGTGGGAAGTCTTTGTTTTTGCTCTTTGTTTGTACAATGTCTAGCCAGTGGGATGCTGGTCTGATTACGCCTCACAGGCACTCTAGTAACATGAATTAAAAACAATACCACTTTCTATTCCTGCTACTTCTACAGACACTGTTTGTCTGTGGGAAGCTGAATTCTATGGCTGCCTGTGTACCAACTGAACAATACCATATCCTAATCAGCGGTCTGCTGCAAAACTGTTAAAGGAATTGCAACAACATCACTGGGGACTTGAAGAGAGAAGCTAATTTAATTTTGATACGAATGAAAAAGTAAATGCAAAGACAGAAACCACAATTAAAAGAACCCCATATGTTATTGTATTTCATACAATAAACCTGAAATTGTGTCAATTTTCATTGTCACTTTATCAATTCAGTAAGAAGTTAAAAATATGGGCAAAGTGAAAAATAGACAAAAGGATCCCGTCATTTCTCCTTTCCATCACTTCATCTTGTTTAACATGTGAATGCCTACTATCAGAATATGATCAGAATTTTAAAGTTGATTAAACTTTTTGGTTAACAACTTTTACTTTAGTGCCTTACACAGGCATTGAAAAACACTGTTTCTTAGCCTTCTGTAAGAGCTTCATCTTTTACGAGGGCCAGTACTATGGTTCTTTATTTTATCTGAAAGATTATCATCTATCGATGTACCTTGTAAATGTACCTTGCTGAAGGTGAAAAATAGGTTTGCTTGATATTTTGCACTTCTAAAGGTGGTTCTAACTCCCTCAGTATGTAGACTGGGTTAAATACCACAGTATTACATTTATAGTATTTTGAATTACAATATCTCAGACCATTTATGCTGCTGCTAAAAGAGCAGATGAAAGATTTTTATGATGAGACTGAACATCTTCCTTCCATGAGTTTAGAGTCCTCCACTGAcataaagaaaatggaagattttccttttttacccTTATCTTGATATTAAAGAACAAGATAAAATTCTTCCTCCATTCATTTTGAGAATAAaacattacttttatttttgtaccaGAAATTCAACAAAGTGCCTTGCTAAATAAATTATTGTGCCTCAAAGATCTTTATTCTGTCAAATCCAAAGTTCTAATTTCTTTAATCATACACTAGGTTAAGTTTATATTTCCACAGTAATGAGCTTCTGACTATGAACAAAAGAAATGAAGTTTGTCAAAAAAGTTAAGGTGCACTGCTGGAATTGTGCAAAAGCTTGCAAAACTGACCATGTTATCAGTGGTTACAGTCTTAAGTTGTGTACTAATGTAGTTTCAACCAAAATAGAATGTTAGTAGCCTTTTACTCCTATATGGCACCCACTTCTGAAGGCACTTCTGTTAATGACTGAGAGGAGGTAGAATACTTCCTTTTTAGATTTTATGCTGTGTGAAAGCCAAGCTCTACTGTTTCCATAATGCAGATATCTTAAGAGGGTGCAACCTTTGCAGGGCAAAAAAAACCTGTATGTTTCTGGAATTCTGACTTGGTAAGAATTACAAAAAGTTTCTCACTCCTTCCTGCCCTGTCAATCAGAAAAGACAATAATCAGTCCTATCCACACCCAAAGagccaaaagcagcaaaattatcTGTATATCCTGTTTCACTCAGAGTCACAAGAAAGCTTATGGTGACATTTAGTCTTACTTTATAAAAGCTACACTAGAGATAATAATGAAGATGCAAGAATCCTGTTACTACTCCCAAAAATGTGGCATCTATGAAAACACACAAAGCTAAATTCCTGAGAATCTTGCTATACTTCAGCATGAGAACATGCAAGTGTAATTAATTAATGCCTGAAGGTAATTCTAGTTAACATCAGACTTCAGATGTAACACTGACCACAACTTCAGATTCAGATGTACTTTTGGAGACATCAGACATGCTGTTTCTTAGAGCAAGAGCAACATTCTACCAACTCCTTTGAATTCATGCACTAtgccatttaaaatatttacttaaatATGTGCATTTTCATGAAAGAAACAGTGGTCTTCATACAGCACAGACCCTCTGAAGTTTTATATTTGAAGAAAaggcaattaaaaatatttattggaaACTtctaaacaaaaccaaccaaaatacaaaaatcaaatCTGGAAGAAACAGGTGAAACAAGCTGCTCATATTAATAAGGCCCAAGACAGATTCaaattgaaacattttctttgaataTAAGTATGTTTTCCTGTCATTTAAAGTAGGGTTGGCACACATCACCTTTTGACATAACCATTCTGAATCTTTATTGTTGTGAAATGAAGTCACCATattggggagggaggggaaggagaggaataGCTCTATTAATAGTGCattcatatttaaatttttgagCAATGAGAACATTAAATGtcaaaaaagataaaagggaGGGCAGAAACCCGGACTTTTCTTTCATGTCTTCTAGTTTTTCTAACAATTCTAGAAAATACATGCTCAAAGTTCATTTTTAGAAAAGACATACATTTAAGTCTTGAAAAATTATTGTACTTGTGATTAAATCTAGATGATAAGTTAACATATTTACCTCATTTTATCAGAAAGATTGCCTCAGTATCAAGAATTGCTTGTTCTTGACTGATGCAGTATTTCATTATGGTATGGAAACAACTCATCAAAAATAGATTTGGGGAATGGGTTGGAGTTCAGTTGCCAACAGCTGACACCTTAATGATGGGTTTCCAGTTCAAGAATTGTCCATTCCCCTTGAGGGGATGAACAGTCTTCAGATGAAAAGCTTGCCACTGTAATGCTTGCTGAGGAGTCGTCAAGTGGAGACATGAGTTCAGTCCACCTACTGAATGTGTCAACTTGTGAGGTACCCTGAGGATTTGAACCATCTCGTGCCAGAAACAGTGTCTGATTGATAAGACATTGTGCTAAGTTAAGGTCTTCAGGAACAGAGTTTTTGAAATCTATATTTGAGTCCTGCACAGATAACAATTGCCTGAGTAGAGTCCAGTCCTGTTCTGCAAACTGTTGATCTTCAAAATCCATCTCTAGAACTGCTGTTTCTGAATCCATCCTCTGCTCAATTGCTTCTCCAACATCCATCTCATATATTGGAGAAAGGGTTTTTGAAGGCCGATGTTCATACATGCAGGTTTGTGCCATTGTGTCATAATCATCTATGTCTCCTGAAATAATTCACAATACTGTACAATGTAAAAATTGTAGATGATCCTCCCCTCAGGGCTGTGTAGAGCAAAATTTAATTCATTCAGGAAGGACAATCCAATCAGGTTATAAAAGGGGGGATGGAGGGTTATACAAAATTGACAAAATTTGAGGCATTTATTTCCTATATGAAAAACAAAGTATGATTTATAAATTAAGTTAAAGCAGCAATCACCACTGGTAATTAACAATAACCTCCATAATTAAGTTTCTGATACAGAAAATGACAATGTAAATATACACTTAATGCACATGAAATTTCTCATTTACTACATAAATTAAATTTAGACCAGGAGGTGCATAGAGGGAATTAATAGAGAATGATTACTGAATGGTGACTTAAGCTATGTCAGCTTAGAagagaataaaaccaaaattgtTTATCCACAGGCTTATTTCTACACTGCACATGCAAGGGCAGCTGCAGGCAAGGGCaagcaaacttaaaaaaatagtaCAACTTGTAATGTCTTCTTGTTTTGTGGTCTGGCTGAACATAGATCATCATCAGTGTTTCATTACTCTTGAATACACAATAGTTGTAATCAATACTATTGTATATTTTTGATGGGATAAACAGACTGAATTATTGGTATAAAGaagacaaaacacaaaactAGACAAGTATTCGTCTAGCTACATGAAACAAGTTAGAACTTTTTTGTATTATAAGCATTAGTTCCAAGTATAATCTCTCTTTTAGGAAATAAGCTTTTACTGGTAAAATTTAGAATTTTAGACATCTCATAAGCTCTAAAGCAGAGTTCAAACCTACTCCCACCGGTGTATATGGCAAATATTCAATTATATTCAGTGGGAGAATGATCCAAATTTGTATAtagtatataaataaataaattacaacaATAATGCATATAGCTGTTCAGGTAAACAGTTCAGTGCGCTTTAGTTAAGGTTATTACTTTAGTTATTGCACATCCCATTCAGACATACTATATGATGTCAAGCAGACAAACAAATACTAAGATTCCATCAAAAGCTGATGCTGTCAATGTTAGATTGGATCAAAAATAACGGAAGTACAGACAACTACATCCAATCTTTCTTTTAGCATTAcataaaatctcttttctttgtaGTCAAGTTTCTCATTGAACAGCAGGGTATTGACGGATATTTCAGACAAGCATTCTCTACCCAAATGAAATACCTAAAATTTTTAAACATAGTTTCAGCCAAAATTACTTCAGTTCAGGATTCAATCCCAGACAAATTGCCAAAGCTTTCCCtattaatttggttttgaaTGACTGaatgtttctatttctgtaCATTACCTGGAAGTAAATCAGTATTAGCGCATTCAGTAGTTGCTGGTTGACTGTCTCTCACTTGACTTTCCTGAGTCAGCATCTGATTCTTACTGGCTTCTACAGgttttgcagagctgctcttctgCACATCAGAATTAGTTTCTCTCTGCTGAAGATCCAGATGACATGGTCTTTCTTGAGATTTTACATCATTGTCTAAGTACTTATTGCACTGGTGAAATTCACTAGCCACGTCATTCTTCATATTTACTTGCTGGTTTTCTCCTGCATGTAGACTACCTGCTGAATATACTTTCTCTGGGCAATTTTGTTTAGTCATTGAAGCACCTTGATTCTCCTTTCCTGGGATTTCAGTATCGTGAAGATGTAGGAGAGAACTTCCACTTTTATCTGATCTATTGTCTCCATCCTTGTGCTGTGTACCATCCAGGAATCCATCTTCAGTTTCCAGTGAGTACCTTGAGTAAAATGTCTTTCCTTGGTGCTCTTGAGAAACACTGTCAAATACCTCTGAAGGAGTAAGAGAATCTATTGAGTGCTGACGTGAAGTGTGAGTTTCCGCTTTATCATCAGCTCCCAATTCTTCACATTCATCTACTGAAAGTAAAACGGATCGTTTGAAATTTTTAGTTTTAGAAAACTCCTGATTTGCAATATCATTGTCTGTTGCATCCTCGAAAGCTAAATTATCAATTCCTTGGAACTGCTGAGTAGGAACATTTGATGGGGGAAAGTTTTCTGCAACATTCTCTCCTTCGGATCTGTCATCTTCTGTTTCATCGGCAGACGAAGAAACTTGGTCTGCTTCCTGAGTAAATTGCGCATTGCCAAAAGTAGAACTTTTGCTTTCTCTAGCAGTGGTCCGTGAACCCTCTTGATGGGACCAAATTTCAGGTCTTTTTCTTGGTATTTCATCATCACTTGTTGAATTAACACGGAAGAGATCAGAAccctcttttttcattttcacttctaTTCTTAGGCTGCTATCATAAATTTTTAATTCCTCAGGTGTACTTGTATCACTGCTGCTTCTTCCAAGAAAATCATGACATAACATAGTACTGCATTTAGAAATCCCCCTTTCATTGGATCCCTCATCATCCTGAGAGCCTCCGGCATCATAATCTTCTGATCTTGGTTTTATATCATCAGAGGATGTGGTTGCACTGCCAGTATCTGATTCAGGACTCTCTTTTGGATCTACAGCACCAGTACTCCAGTGGTCCACAAAGggaatttctgcattttcatggTTTTCTGGCATTTCCATAGGCTCTATAAGCTCTGTGTAATTAggtgaatatttttctgttatttgttCTGTGGAACATTCTGAAGCATCATCTACATCTGTTGTAACTGATTTATATTCAGTCAGGGCTGATGTATCACACAGTTCATCAACAGTAAGAAATCCTTCCACATGGATCTGAGATGTCTCATCCTCTTTATCGGTTACTTGGGAGAAGCTTGACAAAGCATTTTCACCATAGTTAAGACCTGTTTCACAGTTTGTTTCATCACTCTGTTCATTGCAGACTTCTGTTGCTTTTGAATCTTTCACCAGTTCTCCTAAAACAACAGCCTTTTGAGTGGTTTCCTTGGAAAAGTCTGAATATCCATCATTGGAAGACTGTGCTTGACAGTGAAATTCAGCTGTATTATCATCTTTCTCTGGATCTTCAATCTTTCTAATTCCAGTCTGATCTCCACAGATTTGTCTTGTTTCCACATAATTTTGTAATGAAACATTCAGTTtgtgaatattttcttctgcagtttgaggaggagaagaagatTCAGATTGTATTTCATATTGCACAGTTTCAGAAGCCTCTggtaatttttgtttattgGATTGACAGGACTCCAGCAATTTATTGTCACTGCTACTTTTTGTGGCAGGTTTTAAGGATTCGTTTGCAGAACAGCATTCATTATTGTCATGAAGCTGACGTGTCACAGCATCAGCCATGTTTTTCTCAAGTTTTTGTCCTGAACCTCTGTGCTCAGAGGTGTGCACATTCTTCTGGACAACAGGAGAATCACTCCTTGAGTGCTTTTGGGCAGAGGACTGAGATTTTAATACAGCCGTTTTTTGTTTCTGGTCTTTACTATTTGTAATCTCAGCATTCTTTGATGGAGCCGGAGTCTTAGGTGTTATTTTTGAAGTGGCTTTTGTTACAGGTGTTTGTGATTGTTTAATACTCTTTTTCTTAGCTGAAGGATGTTTTTCTGGGAGTGTTGTCTGAACCAGGTGTtgtaacacatttttttcttcattatgttTTGGAGACGTTCCTGCTTTCAGTGAATTTGGTGATTCCCCCTGAGGTCCTAACAAATAGTAAAAAAGACTATAAAGGTTGTATGTGCCAGTCACAATTTTATGTTAATTATGTTTGTTTATGTTAAGAAACAAGTTACTCAACTTTTAATGTAACTAAGGGATTTAAGGCTTGTTAAAgaattaatatttgaaataacaAATATAACAAAAATACCATCTTGGCACCTTTAAAGCAGTTCATAGAATATACATGCAAGAATCACTTCAGCCTGTAACCAAAGTAGTCATCCGTGGAGTAGAAATCAGCAGCTCTCTAATAATGCATACAAACACTACACAGCATCTTAGCACAGGAAGTGATGAGCACTGTGTTCAATTTATATTGAGAGGAAatgagcagaggcaggaaataattacATTAGTTATAATGTGATTAGAATACCCGAGTTAATGTCCCTGCTCAGTCAGAAAATACTGCAAGATCTTTAATGACCACAAACTGACAGAAGCTGTGTCTTCTATATCACAGTGCATTTAAGATAATATAACTTGAATATTGGAACTCCATCCTTAATGCTTTGTATCCTTCTAAAGCAGTGTTTCCTCTCTGTGTTCTACAGTGTCATTTCCTACCCCTGCTATCAGAGGGTTGAAATCAAGTTGATTTATTGAAATCAAGTATTTGTTTGGGGGCCAGTATGAGTAGCTCTACTGTGAgggggaaaacaggaaaacaccAAAACAGGGAATCATAAAGCAGTCTGCAGTCCAGATCTTTGAGACTTATTACAAATGCTCGACCTACAGAATTACTGTTGAGCTCAGCCATGGTTCCAAATGCAGAAGTGCAGAAGATCAGCAAATGGAAGACTCTGCAATGCAGATTaaacaagcagaagaaaacaccGACTGCCAGGGAAGATTGTCTTTTAACTATTTTGAAGTTGACacattaatttacattttacaGTTTAGGATTGTCATCAAAAGGGAAATATGGAAATAACCCAGAATTCTCCAGAAGACTTTTTTCCAAATAGTTGTgctaaaaaccaaacaaacctcAAAGCTTTGCATAATAGTGGCAGATCATTTAACTGCTGTATGAAACTTTACCTTGGCTCTTGGGAGAATTTGTAGGTGTATTTTGAGtcctttgctgtgctgcagaattTGTACTCacattccctt from Cinclus cinclus chromosome 8, bCinCin1.1, whole genome shotgun sequence harbors:
- the BTBD8 gene encoding BTB/POZ domain-containing protein 8, with protein sequence MARCGGGGAAPKGPGPAAAAERQRLKEALAEQLRQDLDRLLAEGTRSDVTFRAGDEEVRVHRAVLLARAPLVCERLAGGQLQLDGVEPAELREFLRLLYSSDINLKETEELFMRKIQESSTTTLQNAHKNITCPGQSKRTPVDQNTPSGAVQKEVFCLSGIDAESDKATAGNSKVETASVLGEDLLRLYKKCCCPDINIRVEGKDFQAHRAILCARSSYFAAMLSGSWAESSQEHISLQGISHAEMNVVLHFIYGAILDFPDEVDVGRMLSIADMYGLDGLKEVAIYILKRDYCNFFQKPVPGKQQLVLECMAIAHSLGVENLYAACMIWVGKHFARCLSEKSFANLPTELQNNCLVMLITSLNHKNAVSRLMESDRLIKSLPRVKWTEAAVASASRLHEECVTFIVANFLHVVQNEGFSVFLQAQAMSSEPDLLELIFNAVEKSINNENSCFLLVAVDALLDSANVKEMGFTCKIQALRDKLWVFLVQSFYAVRHTEGWKLMRPDHQQKIQAAAFDKGDDRRLGKKPIFTSSQLNKATTASVGTRNTSWAEHSKKDCWGDSSTNQDKMKSDGLGASGHASTNRNTVNKTSKHEDVKGKDGKKLASKITKDSKPGEKAALPKARAVIKTKPENNGNLKAESMLTKQDIEKTSSASGQKNSGSSKGLKNHEGKIAGARPKVLTVTSSMQNKTKPLKKTSGKESPSLVTVAATSSKSANSNIDIQTVGEQTEEPKEDKLVEEGKKQSAVKTKASVKVSNGVTTKKKKTEIEANVTTSLTKKTTGKGCSEQNVQAGLKKKGNVSTNSAAQQRTQNTPTNSPKSQGPQGESPNSLKAGTSPKHNEEKNVLQHLVQTTLPEKHPSAKKKSIKQSQTPVTKATSKITPKTPAPSKNAEITNSKDQKQKTAVLKSQSSAQKHSRSDSPVVQKNVHTSEHRGSGQKLEKNMADAVTRQLHDNNECCSANESLKPATKSSSDNKLLESCQSNKQKLPEASETVQYEIQSESSSPPQTAEENIHKLNVSLQNYVETRQICGDQTGIRKIEDPEKDDNTAEFHCQAQSSNDGYSDFSKETTQKAVVLGELVKDSKATEVCNEQSDETNCETGLNYGENALSSFSQVTDKEDETSQIHVEGFLTVDELCDTSALTEYKSVTTDVDDASECSTEQITEKYSPNYTELIEPMEMPENHENAEIPFVDHWSTGAVDPKESPESDTGSATTSSDDIKPRSEDYDAGGSQDDEGSNERGISKCSTMLCHDFLGRSSSDTSTPEELKIYDSSLRIEVKMKKEGSDLFRVNSTSDDEIPRKRPEIWSHQEGSRTTARESKSSTFGNAQFTQEADQVSSSADETEDDRSEGENVAENFPPSNVPTQQFQGIDNLAFEDATDNDIANQEFSKTKNFKRSVLLSVDECEELGADDKAETHTSRQHSIDSLTPSEVFDSVSQEHQGKTFYSRYSLETEDGFLDGTQHKDGDNRSDKSGSSLLHLHDTEIPGKENQGASMTKQNCPEKVYSAGSLHAGENQQVNMKNDVASEFHQCNKYLDNDVKSQERPCHLDLQQRETNSDVQKSSSAKPVEASKNQMLTQESQVRDSQPATTECANTDLLPGDIDDYDTMAQTCMYEHRPSKTLSPIYEMDVGEAIEQRMDSETAVLEMDFEDQQFAEQDWTLLRQLLSVQDSNIDFKNSVPEDLNLAQCLINQTLFLARDGSNPQGTSQVDTFSRWTELMSPLDDSSASITVASFSSEDCSSPQGEWTILELETHH